A single region of the Streptomyces virginiae genome encodes:
- a CDS encoding DUF3073 domain-containing protein — protein MGRGRAKAKQTKVARQLKYSSGGTDLSRLANELGASTVEPLPVSEPVEVDDDELDEDDPYARYADLYNRDDDDEDEESGPSSQRRGA, from the coding sequence ATGGGGCGCGGCCGGGCAAAGGCCAAGCAGACGAAGGTCGCCCGCCAGCTGAAGTACAGCAGCGGCGGGACTGACCTCTCGCGTCTGGCCAACGAGCTGGGCGCATCGACCGTGGAACCGCTGCCTGTCAGCGAGCCGGTCGAGGTAGACGACGACGAACTGGACGAGGACGACCCGTACGCTCGGTACGCGGACCTCTACAACAGGGATGACGACGACGAGGACGAGGAGTCCGGGCCGTCGTCACAGCGTCGCGGCGCTTGA
- the purM gene encoding phosphoribosylformylglycinamidine cyclo-ligase, whose translation MTEKTTGASYAAAGVDIEAGDRAVELMKEWVKKTQRPEVLGGLGGFAGLFDASALKRYERPLLASATDGVGTKVDIARQLGVYDTIGHDLVAMVMDDIVVCGAEPLFMTDYICVGKVHPERVAAIVKGIAEGCVLAGCALVGGETAEHPGLLGPDDFDVAGAGTGVVEYDRLLGADRIRTGDAVIAMASSGLHSNGYSLVRHVLFERAKMSLESHVEELGRTLGEELLEPTKIYSLDCMALTRTAEVHAYSHITGGGLAANLARVIPDHLHATVDRSTWAPGAIFDLVGKAGQVEQLELEKTLNMGVGMMAVVPQESVDVALTALADRGVDAWVAGEILDRGAHTEGATMTGSYAS comes from the coding sequence ATGACAGAGAAGACCACCGGTGCCAGCTACGCAGCCGCAGGCGTGGACATCGAAGCGGGCGACCGCGCCGTCGAGCTGATGAAGGAGTGGGTGAAGAAGACGCAGCGCCCCGAGGTCCTCGGTGGCCTCGGCGGCTTCGCCGGCCTCTTCGACGCCTCCGCCCTCAAGCGCTACGAGCGCCCGCTGCTCGCCTCGGCCACCGACGGCGTCGGCACCAAGGTGGACATCGCCCGCCAGCTCGGCGTGTACGACACGATCGGCCACGACCTGGTGGCGATGGTCATGGACGACATCGTCGTCTGTGGCGCCGAGCCGCTCTTCATGACCGACTACATCTGCGTCGGCAAGGTGCACCCCGAGCGTGTCGCGGCGATCGTCAAGGGCATCGCCGAGGGCTGCGTCCTCGCCGGCTGCGCCCTGGTGGGCGGCGAGACCGCCGAGCACCCCGGCCTGCTGGGCCCGGACGACTTCGACGTGGCCGGTGCCGGAACGGGCGTCGTCGAGTACGACCGCCTGCTCGGCGCGGATCGCATCCGTACGGGGGACGCCGTCATCGCGATGGCTTCGTCCGGCCTTCACTCGAACGGGTACTCGCTGGTCCGCCACGTCCTCTTCGAGCGCGCCAAGATGTCGCTGGAGAGCCACGTGGAGGAGCTCGGCCGCACCCTCGGCGAGGAGCTCCTGGAGCCGACCAAGATCTACTCGCTGGACTGCATGGCCCTCACCCGGACGGCCGAGGTGCACGCCTACTCGCACATCACGGGCGGTGGCCTCGCGGCGAACCTGGCCCGGGTGATCCCGGACCACCTGCACGCCACGGTCGACCGCTCGACCTGGGCCCCCGGCGCCATCTTCGACCTGGTCGGCAAGGCCGGTCAGGTGGAGCAGCTGGAGCTGGAGAAGACCCTGAACATGGGCGTCGGCATGATGGCCGTCGTTCCGCAGGAGTCGGTGGACGTGGCGCTGACCGCGCTGGCCGACCGGGGTGTCGACGCGTGGGTCGCGGGCGAGATCCTGGACCGCGGTGCCCACACCGAGGGCGCGACCATGACCGGTTCCTACGCGAGCTGA
- a CDS encoding Leu/Phe/Val dehydrogenase, with the protein MTEMTDGVLHTLFRSEQGGHEQVVLCQDRATGLKAVIAIHSTALGPALGGTRFHAYASDEEAVLDALNLSRGMSYKNALAGLDLGGGKAVIIGDPDVLKSEELLQAYGRFVESLGGRYVTACDVGTYVADMDVVARETRWATGRSPENGGAGDSSVLTAFGVFQGMRASAQHLWGDPTLRGRKVGVAGVGKVGHYLVEHLLEDGAEVVITDVRQESVQRILDKHPGKVTAVVDTDALIRIEGLDIYAPCALGGALNDETVPALTATIVCGAANNQLAHPGIEKDLSDRGILYAPDYVVNAGGVIQVADELRGFDFDRCKAKATKIFDTTLEIFARAKADGIPPAAAADRIAEQRMADGRAARAV; encoded by the coding sequence CCACGAGCAAGTCGTGCTGTGCCAGGACCGCGCCACCGGCCTGAAGGCCGTCATCGCCATCCACTCCACCGCCCTGGGCCCCGCCCTCGGCGGTACGCGCTTCCACGCCTACGCCTCCGACGAGGAGGCCGTCCTCGACGCGCTGAACCTCTCGCGCGGCATGTCGTACAAGAACGCCCTCGCCGGCCTCGACCTCGGCGGCGGCAAGGCCGTGATCATCGGCGACCCGGACGTCCTCAAGAGCGAGGAACTCCTCCAGGCCTACGGCCGGTTCGTGGAGTCCCTCGGCGGCCGCTACGTGACGGCCTGCGACGTCGGCACCTACGTGGCCGACATGGACGTCGTGGCCCGCGAGACCCGCTGGGCGACCGGACGCTCCCCCGAGAACGGCGGCGCCGGCGACTCCTCGGTCCTCACCGCCTTCGGTGTCTTCCAGGGCATGCGCGCCAGCGCCCAGCACCTGTGGGGCGACCCGACCCTGCGCGGCCGCAAGGTCGGCGTGGCCGGTGTCGGCAAGGTCGGCCACTACCTGGTCGAGCACCTGCTGGAGGACGGCGCCGAGGTCGTGATCACGGACGTCCGCCAGGAGTCGGTGCAGCGCATCCTCGACAAGCACCCGGGCAAGGTCACCGCGGTCGTCGACACGGACGCGCTGATCCGCATCGAGGGCCTGGACATCTACGCCCCCTGCGCGCTCGGCGGCGCCCTGAACGACGAGACCGTCCCGGCGCTCACCGCGACGATCGTCTGCGGCGCGGCGAACAACCAGCTCGCCCACCCGGGCATCGAGAAGGACCTCTCGGACCGCGGGATCCTTTACGCGCCCGACTACGTGGTCAACGCGGGCGGTGTCATCCAGGTCGCCGACGAGCTGCGCGGCTTCGACTTCGACCGCTGCAAGGCCAAGGCCACGAAGATCTTCGACACCACGCTGGAGATCTTTGCTCGCGCGAAGGCGGACGGCATTCCGCCCGCCGCTGCGGCCGACCGGATCGCCGAGCAGCGGATGGCCGACGGCCGCGCCGCGCGCGCGGTCTAG